The following proteins are co-located in the Nocardia bhagyanarayanae genome:
- a CDS encoding DUF7373 family lipoprotein encodes MARSRIALACLTVLLALSAGCGSEPAAAVDTAALNPGNYPTTPRDLSALRTADDGAVRESIRLGGIVPLPMDLDSRLVHGRTNFAGHHYTARNPPFRGSGISNLENFGEQAPGLIAGWHTGGSRRANRNFGLDVGIALLRFTTPEQATHAMHVLADKGIEKYPPKQTLEIPGYPTGRTYLSAHDSVQSWTARGDYLLWTFVSDGLATPPDPAPLLAVAKKLFDRQFELLDGFTPTPIEKLADTPVDDLLARTLAAERPGTLEDVTGVYTVPAALHLESRPDLTRRAFEDAGVDLIAYSGTRVYRASDPAAAARLTAALAAQVPPGYDPIDSPPGLPDARCFREDPGPPQSARIILEHRCYFSHDRYVAEVTANQPQDLAQRASAQYLLLAHGSAG; translated from the coding sequence GTGGCACGCTCCCGCATCGCACTCGCCTGTCTCACCGTCCTGCTCGCGCTCTCCGCGGGGTGCGGGTCCGAGCCCGCCGCGGCAGTCGACACGGCCGCCTTGAATCCGGGCAACTACCCGACGACCCCCCGAGACCTGTCCGCGCTGCGCACCGCCGACGACGGAGCCGTCCGCGAATCCATCCGACTCGGCGGCATCGTCCCGCTGCCCATGGACCTCGACAGTCGACTCGTCCACGGCCGCACCAACTTCGCCGGTCATCACTACACCGCCCGCAATCCACCGTTCCGAGGCAGCGGGATCAGCAATCTGGAGAACTTCGGCGAGCAGGCGCCCGGACTGATCGCCGGGTGGCACACCGGCGGTTCCCGCCGCGCGAACCGCAACTTCGGACTCGATGTCGGCATCGCGCTGCTGCGCTTCACCACGCCCGAGCAGGCCACGCACGCCATGCACGTGCTGGCGGACAAGGGGATCGAGAAGTACCCGCCCAAGCAGACCCTCGAAATCCCCGGGTACCCCACCGGCCGCACCTACCTCAGCGCCCACGACTCGGTGCAGTCGTGGACCGCTCGGGGCGACTACCTGCTGTGGACCTTCGTCTCCGACGGTCTCGCCACGCCGCCCGACCCCGCGCCGCTGCTGGCGGTCGCCAAAAAACTCTTCGACCGCCAGTTCGAGCTGCTGGACGGCTTCACCCCGACCCCGATCGAAAAGCTCGCCGACACACCCGTCGACGACCTGCTCGCCCGCACCCTCGCGGCCGAACGCCCCGGCACCTTGGAGGACGTGACCGGCGTGTACACCGTGCCCGCCGCCCTGCATCTCGAGAGCCGCCCCGACCTCACCCGCCGCGCCTTCGAGGACGCGGGCGTCGACCTGATCGCCTACTCGGGCACACGCGTCTACCGCGCGAGCGACCCCGCTGCGGCGGCCCGGCTCACCGCGGCCCTAGCCGCGCAAGTCCCGCCCGGCTACGACCCCATCGACAGCCCACCCGGCCTACCCGACGCCCGCTGCTTCCGCGAAGACCCCGGCCCGCCGCAAAGCGCCCGCATCATCCTGGAACACCGCTGCTACTTCTCCCACGACCGCTACGTCGCCGAAGTCACCGCGAATCAACCGCAAGACCTCGCGCAGCGGGCGAGCGCCCAATACCTTCTGCTTGCCCACGGTTCGGCGGGTTGA
- a CDS encoding DUF7373 family lipoprotein translates to MRFRGGLVAMLTAAALVCVGCSSTVAGNPGPGMTPVNVADLKTGPYKPEPTEYEPDISGVNDIRTIEARRMLNYVVHSYEIDPDIDVLGDIEFFWNADWFVQSNTFPEKYKPAALDNNLVAGAYVSRINGDLRSRKKLIISALRFPTEAASKKAAVEFDQITNSDPGRHPVPIDGHPGALTSSADDITGISFVAHGPYVIVVNAGVPQPNQSALADVIRRTITLQVARLDQLKSIPLDDILDIPADPENIMRRALPEAPDYSDPFTGDLDFGAFEPSGELHFERNPAKVRKAFDESGVDLVGRRGGVVYRTRDLQAAFRLQTVLLEAGRDDEELPPPPGLPDARCLRLDSSDAVRLFDALCGVVYGRYVAVVVTRIPITSRSATPLYQRAAAQYAILAKSE, encoded by the coding sequence ATGAGATTTCGAGGTGGTCTGGTCGCCATGCTGACGGCAGCGGCGCTCGTGTGCGTCGGCTGTTCGTCCACCGTCGCGGGCAATCCAGGGCCGGGCATGACGCCGGTGAACGTCGCCGATCTGAAGACCGGGCCGTACAAACCCGAGCCCACCGAGTACGAGCCGGATATCTCCGGTGTCAACGACATCCGGACCATCGAGGCTCGCCGGATGCTCAATTACGTCGTGCACTCCTATGAGATCGACCCCGATATCGACGTGCTCGGCGACATCGAGTTCTTCTGGAACGCGGATTGGTTCGTCCAGTCGAACACCTTCCCGGAGAAGTACAAACCCGCAGCGCTGGACAACAATCTGGTCGCGGGGGCCTATGTTTCCCGCATCAACGGCGATCTGCGAAGCCGGAAGAAACTGATCATCTCGGCCCTGCGGTTCCCGACCGAGGCGGCGAGCAAGAAGGCGGCCGTCGAGTTCGATCAGATCACGAACTCGGATCCGGGACGGCATCCGGTGCCGATCGACGGTCACCCAGGTGCGCTCACCTCGTCCGCCGACGACATCACCGGGATTTCGTTCGTCGCCCACGGTCCGTACGTCATCGTCGTCAACGCGGGCGTACCGCAGCCGAATCAGAGCGCACTGGCGGATGTCATCCGCCGCACCATCACCCTGCAAGTCGCGCGTCTTGACCAACTGAAGTCCATCCCCTTGGACGACATTCTCGATATCCCCGCCGATCCGGAGAACATCATGCGCCGGGCACTCCCGGAAGCGCCGGACTACAGCGACCCCTTCACCGGCGATCTCGACTTCGGCGCCTTCGAGCCCTCGGGAGAACTGCATTTCGAACGGAATCCCGCGAAAGTGCGGAAGGCGTTCGACGAGAGCGGTGTCGACTTGGTCGGACGCCGCGGCGGCGTCGTCTACCGAACTCGCGACCTGCAGGCCGCCTTCCGGCTGCAAACGGTGCTGCTCGAAGCGGGCAGGGACGACGAGGAACTCCCGCCACCGCCGGGCCTTCCAGACGCACGGTGCCTTCGCCTCGACAGTTCGGACGCCGTCCGGCTGTTCGACGCGCTGTGCGGGGTGGTGTACGGACGATATGTCGCCGTGGTCGTCACCCGGATTCCGATCACGTCGAGATCCGCGACGCCGCTGTACCAGCGGGCCGCCGCTCAGTACGCGATCCTTGCGAAGAGTGAGTGA
- a CDS encoding DUF7373 family lipoprotein, whose translation MSECAMRIRRVLCVLVAALVASVSCGTDDESAGTPKYDVAQLDSGNYPTTPRDTEALRNDKRGKLLEAARIGAAVPLAADIDGKFAFKTTIYVDRRLTPDFRVPDIQGANKPAEFNSLAPGFVAGWYTRGQRREGIGLGRALDMHTLRFESADRARAAAGRIADKLDENAPGEPVSIPGLANTRAKWSRDKRRLETVLAQDTLLLIVRIEDPVSEPADPAPLAELAQRAFTKMLDGLKNYTPTPLDQLDSLPIDVDGMLRRTLPLEDKSQFTADTDPSMVLTRQAWLHASFYPNLAKAAYADAGVDLIGVSGSSLYRTRDFASSERLIAALIGQEGDKYKAMDGPPNMPGVQCFDRRNPKDSESRYPPQCYFAYDRYVAEVSGDNPQHVYQRVAAQYKILANEG comes from the coding sequence GTGAGTGAGTGCGCCATGAGAATTCGCCGAGTACTGTGCGTCCTCGTCGCCGCGCTCGTCGCCTCTGTCAGCTGCGGCACCGACGACGAATCGGCCGGCACGCCCAAATACGACGTCGCGCAGCTCGATTCGGGCAATTATCCGACAACTCCTCGTGACACCGAAGCGCTGCGGAACGACAAGCGCGGAAAACTGCTCGAGGCGGCGCGTATCGGCGCCGCGGTGCCGCTGGCAGCGGATATCGACGGCAAATTCGCATTCAAGACGACGATCTACGTCGACCGGCGCCTCACGCCCGATTTCCGGGTCCCAGATATCCAGGGCGCGAACAAGCCCGCCGAGTTCAACAGCTTGGCACCGGGATTCGTCGCGGGTTGGTACACGCGCGGACAGCGTCGCGAAGGTATCGGTCTCGGCCGTGCACTCGATATGCATACGCTGCGGTTCGAGAGCGCCGACCGAGCGCGAGCGGCCGCCGGCCGTATCGCGGACAAGCTGGACGAGAACGCGCCCGGTGAACCAGTTTCCATCCCGGGGCTTGCGAACACCCGTGCAAAGTGGTCACGAGACAAGCGACGCCTGGAAACCGTGCTGGCCCAGGACACTCTGCTGCTGATCGTGCGAATCGAGGATCCGGTCAGCGAGCCCGCGGACCCGGCGCCGCTCGCCGAGCTGGCGCAGCGCGCGTTCACCAAAATGCTCGACGGGTTGAAGAACTACACCCCGACGCCGCTGGATCAGCTCGACTCTCTTCCCATCGACGTCGACGGGATGCTGCGGCGCACGCTGCCGCTGGAAGACAAGAGCCAGTTCACCGCGGACACCGATCCCTCGATGGTGCTCACCAGGCAGGCATGGCTGCACGCCTCGTTCTATCCCAATCTCGCCAAGGCGGCCTACGCCGACGCGGGGGTAGATCTGATCGGGGTCTCCGGAAGCAGCCTTTATCGCACCCGCGATTTCGCGAGTAGCGAACGATTGATAGCCGCTCTCATCGGCCAGGAAGGCGACAAGTACAAGGCGATGGACGGCCCGCCCAACATGCCGGGTGTCCAATGTTTCGACCGCCGGAATCCGAAGGACTCCGAGAGCCGGTACCCGCCCCAGTGCTATTTCGCCTATGACCGCTATGTCGCCGAAGTGAGCGGGGACAATCCACAGCACGTTTACCAGCGCGTCGCCGCGCAGTACAAGATTTTGGCCAACGAGGGGTAG
- a CDS encoding DUF7373 family lipoprotein — translation MRAPTIRRAAVAMLTCGALAVGIGACGSQVSGTPTRVQADLSKLDVGNYQTEPKTIGNAKNERQARAREAQRLADYVALPFEADPAYVTDAWFIRPHIVLNRKALGTLVINDTFDDVAKDLVAGWVNSWSTGGAPEAPRRTMNIAVLMFPDANTAKAVGPALEHDDFTYNPDNEPVQITKHPGTTAHWRPTVSSIGSWTVHDRYVVFIKVEDNTQAPDLPSLVGHVERMLDVQIPLLSQFEPTPAAELSRIPLDPEGLLGRTLPSDPEKPQRAEPDGVYTGRGTLTLVDGGTGFLDRLRTAEVDLASFGDSVVFRSRTRKGADALWADWQPSKRLEAGETLVASPTGVGDRVECYSDIPEGGSSLTGTNICVLQVDRYTVQAHGKQLQDLHQKISAQYALLTHN, via the coding sequence ATGCGCGCACCAACGATTCGTCGAGCCGCGGTAGCCATGCTGACCTGCGGAGCCCTTGCCGTCGGCATCGGCGCCTGTGGTTCCCAGGTGTCCGGCACGCCTACTCGCGTACAGGCCGATCTGTCGAAACTCGACGTCGGCAACTACCAGACCGAGCCCAAAACCATCGGCAACGCCAAGAACGAGCGACAGGCACGAGCCCGGGAGGCGCAGCGACTGGCCGATTACGTCGCGCTCCCTTTCGAGGCCGATCCGGCCTATGTCACCGACGCCTGGTTCATTCGGCCGCACATCGTGCTCAACCGGAAAGCGCTGGGGACGCTCGTCATCAACGACACGTTCGACGACGTCGCCAAGGATCTCGTCGCGGGCTGGGTCAATTCCTGGTCCACGGGCGGGGCGCCCGAGGCACCGCGCCGCACCATGAACATCGCGGTGCTCATGTTCCCGGACGCGAACACGGCCAAGGCGGTGGGCCCGGCGCTCGAACACGACGACTTCACATACAACCCGGACAACGAGCCCGTCCAGATCACGAAACATCCGGGCACCACGGCACACTGGCGTCCCACTGTGTCCTCGATCGGTTCCTGGACCGTGCACGACCGGTACGTCGTCTTCATCAAGGTCGAGGACAACACGCAGGCGCCCGATCTTCCCTCGCTCGTCGGCCATGTCGAGCGAATGCTGGATGTCCAGATCCCACTGCTGTCGCAGTTCGAGCCGACACCCGCCGCCGAACTGTCGCGAATTCCGCTGGACCCGGAAGGGCTACTCGGCCGGACACTGCCGAGCGATCCCGAGAAGCCGCAACGCGCCGAACCCGACGGTGTCTACACCGGGCGGGGCACGCTCACGCTCGTCGATGGCGGCACGGGCTTCCTCGATCGGCTGAGAACCGCCGAGGTGGATCTCGCGTCCTTCGGCGACAGTGTGGTGTTCCGCAGCCGCACCCGCAAGGGCGCCGATGCGCTGTGGGCGGACTGGCAGCCCTCGAAGCGTCTGGAAGCGGGCGAGACGCTGGTCGCATCGCCCACCGGAGTGGGTGATCGAGTCGAGTGCTACTCGGATATTCCCGAAGGGGGGTCGAGCCTGACCGGCACCAACATCTGTGTGCTCCAAGTCGACCGGTACACGGTGCAGGCCCACGGCAAACAACTGCAAGACCTGCATCAGAAGATCTCCGCGCAATACGCCCTGCTGACTCACAACTGA
- a CDS encoding serine/threonine-protein kinase, with protein MALRPGAVVGGYRVIQTLGAGGMGTVYLAQNPILPRRDALKVLSAELSTDDEFRARFEREANLAAGLDHPNIVAVYNRGEENGQLWIAMQYVDGTDAAEEAKKGPSVMTPQRALRIISEVGKGLDYAHRRGLLHRDVKPANFLLSAADEGDEERVLLTDFGVAKSAEDGQDLTATGNFMATVAYASPEQLVGDRLDHRSDIYSLGCAFYRLLTGQNPYPSTMPAVVMMGHLHEAPPKLSAARPGLPPALDGVIEKVLAKDPAHRYATCREFVQDAEAALFGAPQFRAPGSAHVTDPHAYTAPHSTHSTDPRAYTAPHPAHGTDPRAYTAPAMPSYPTEPRAPLAPFGPGPDATDQSTVATARNGHQPGGSRLRKILVPGIVALVAAIAVAAGTFFLTRPDAGASGDKLAAVRQDNPQFSGKSVIAFNYGDATLSATLNPSSQAKFLQDIGFRYSDKYRAVGDEKSPRPLSVSGYSTDIDSDVVIVLRTDSEAGNGGLRGLPSAIMNSRAKIVVVDDLTTVQAFQVWTDQSPSVLVDKMVPILAKTVTG; from the coding sequence ATGGCGTTGCGGCCCGGCGCAGTCGTGGGTGGGTACCGGGTTATTCAAACCCTCGGCGCCGGCGGCATGGGCACCGTCTACCTGGCGCAGAACCCCATTCTGCCCCGCCGTGACGCGCTGAAGGTACTGAGCGCCGAGCTCTCCACCGACGACGAATTCCGCGCCCGATTCGAACGAGAAGCGAATCTGGCTGCCGGGCTGGACCATCCCAACATCGTCGCCGTCTACAACCGTGGCGAGGAGAACGGCCAGCTCTGGATCGCCATGCAGTATGTCGATGGGACCGATGCGGCCGAAGAGGCGAAGAAGGGGCCCTCGGTCATGACACCGCAGCGGGCGCTGCGCATCATCTCCGAAGTCGGCAAGGGCCTCGATTACGCGCATCGACGCGGACTGTTGCACCGCGACGTCAAGCCTGCCAATTTCCTGCTTTCCGCCGCCGACGAGGGCGATGAGGAGCGGGTCTTGCTGACCGACTTCGGCGTGGCCAAATCCGCCGAGGACGGCCAAGACCTCACCGCGACAGGCAATTTCATGGCCACCGTCGCCTATGCCTCGCCCGAGCAGCTCGTCGGCGACAGGCTGGATCACCGCTCCGACATCTACAGCCTCGGCTGCGCGTTCTACCGACTGCTCACCGGGCAGAATCCGTACCCGTCGACCATGCCCGCCGTGGTCATGATGGGACATCTCCACGAGGCCCCGCCGAAACTCAGCGCCGCCCGTCCCGGTCTTCCGCCCGCGCTCGACGGTGTCATCGAGAAGGTGCTGGCCAAGGATCCGGCGCACCGCTACGCGACTTGCCGCGAGTTCGTCCAAGACGCCGAGGCGGCCCTCTTCGGCGCTCCGCAGTTCCGAGCACCCGGGTCCGCGCATGTCACGGACCCGCACGCTTACACGGCGCCACATTCGACGCACAGCACAGACCCGCGCGCCTACACCGCGCCACACCCGGCGCACGGCACGGATCCACGCGCCTACACCGCGCCTGCGATGCCGTCGTATCCGACCGAACCGCGCGCGCCGTTGGCGCCTTTCGGACCGGGCCCGGACGCGACGGATCAGAGCACGGTGGCGACCGCGCGGAATGGCCACCAGCCGGGCGGTTCCCGCCTTCGCAAGATCCTCGTGCCCGGAATCGTCGCCTTGGTGGCGGCCATCGCCGTCGCGGCTGGCACCTTCTTCCTCACCAGGCCCGACGCGGGCGCGAGCGGCGACAAGCTCGCCGCGGTTCGCCAGGACAATCCCCAATTCAGTGGTAAATCCGTGATCGCATTCAACTACGGGGACGCCACCCTTTCCGCCACGCTGAACCCCAGTTCGCAGGCGAAATTCCTGCAGGACATCGGCTTCCGTTACAGCGACAAATACAGGGCGGTAGGGGACGAGAAGTCTCCGCGCCCATTGTCGGTGTCCGGCTACTCGACCGACATCGATTCCGACGTGGTCATCGTGCTGCGCACGGACAGCGAAGCAGGCAACGGCGGACTCCGCGGGCTCCCGAGCGCAATCATGAACAGCAGGGCGAAGATCGTCGTCGTCGACGACCTCACGACGGTCCAGGCCTTCCAGGTGTGGACCGACCAGTCCCCCTCGGTCCTCGTCGACAAGATGGTTCCGATCCTCGCGAAGACCGTCACCGGCTGA
- a CDS encoding WXG100 family type VII secretion target produces MAEAGNLDASPELIAQKAKEFQEQHSNLMQAIRTLKADEDAVTNGANWKGQARDAFNAFMERYYFQADKLNDKLMETSEKLIKAGSSFADQDTDFAQKVQAQVSSLDLPAV; encoded by the coding sequence ATGGCGGAAGCAGGCAATCTCGATGCTAGCCCCGAGCTGATCGCCCAGAAGGCGAAGGAGTTCCAGGAGCAGCACAGCAACCTGATGCAGGCCATCCGGACGCTGAAGGCCGACGAGGACGCCGTCACCAACGGCGCCAACTGGAAGGGCCAGGCCCGTGACGCGTTCAACGCCTTCATGGAGCGTTACTACTTCCAGGCCGACAAGCTGAACGACAAGCTGATGGAGACTTCGGAGAAGCTCATCAAGGCGGGTTCGTCGTTCGCCGATCAGGACACCGACTTCGCTCAGAAGGTTCAGGCTCAGGTTTCCAGCCTGGACCTGCCCGCGGTCTAA
- a CDS encoding WXG100 family type VII secretion target — translation MSQQISANFGGVEDGARQIIKRAEGIRDELVQFHKKIEEFVTTNWKGATNEAFAQMQRTWQQNVDQLNTTLVGAGQLVSSGNSELQGTDSALANLF, via the coding sequence ATGTCGCAGCAAATCTCCGCTAATTTCGGCGGCGTCGAGGACGGTGCCCGCCAGATCATCAAGCGTGCCGAGGGCATTCGCGACGAGCTGGTGCAGTTCCACAAGAAGATCGAAGAGTTCGTCACCACCAACTGGAAGGGTGCGACGAACGAAGCGTTCGCTCAGATGCAGCGGACCTGGCAGCAGAACGTTGACCAGCTGAACACCACGCTGGTCGGAGCGGGTCAGCTCGTCAGCTCCGGTAACTCCGAGCTGCAGGGCACCGACTCTGCGCTCGCGAACCTCTTCTGA
- a CDS encoding type VII secretion-associated protein, whose amino-acid sequence MSRVDLVLTDTRIWARGPATHWDAPPSIVLGSNGNLVVGESLNPPTQVSSAVQFVPAERIALLPRVPAVPEALTAVFGTALENLGVGVPCERITLVCPTEWGGRRRAVLDAAARRFAHDVVFEEIAARAVTVDDGTARSRRTVVLEFGAITTTATAVTRSHLGVQVEACEHEPNLALADLGADQRALDTLTGLIARLLDGRPADVVQAVGVSDPVKLDLIAAAVQQSCGPDAELRPISGGELVRGAHQEPEYRPEAAPALPTNEWLQPLRERAAAQAPDRPVAKYVLAGVAVIAVIAAVVGGVVVAGGSDETTTAAPTSTTAAAATTTPAPVPPPHPTGAQETVGRIRFKVPDGWRLAPPSGQNGGRVDLSPQDGARYRMTLVQTPVAPNAGYEQIAANLEAQMKTKPSIGDLRRDVVFGGRSGLSYVERPEGSTVQWHVLVEHGIQVSIGCQYVGNTWNGFEPTCENFASSVHVIP is encoded by the coding sequence ATGTCGAGGGTCGACCTCGTCCTGACGGACACCCGCATCTGGGCGCGCGGCCCCGCCACGCACTGGGACGCGCCGCCTTCGATCGTATTGGGCAGCAACGGGAACCTGGTCGTCGGCGAGTCGTTGAACCCGCCGACCCAGGTCAGCTCCGCCGTGCAGTTCGTGCCCGCCGAGCGGATCGCGCTGCTGCCGCGGGTGCCCGCTGTGCCGGAAGCCTTGACCGCGGTCTTCGGCACGGCGCTGGAGAACCTCGGCGTCGGCGTCCCGTGCGAGCGCATCACCCTCGTCTGCCCGACCGAATGGGGCGGCCGCCGCCGCGCCGTGCTGGACGCCGCCGCGCGCCGGTTCGCGCACGACGTCGTATTCGAGGAGATCGCCGCGCGCGCGGTCACCGTCGACGACGGCACCGCCCGCAGCCGCCGCACCGTCGTCCTGGAATTCGGCGCCATCACCACCACCGCCACCGCGGTGACCCGCAGCCACCTCGGCGTCCAGGTCGAAGCTTGCGAGCACGAACCGAATCTCGCGCTCGCCGACCTCGGCGCCGATCAGCGCGCCCTCGACACGCTGACCGGCCTGATCGCCCGTCTCCTCGACGGCCGCCCGGCGGATGTCGTTCAGGCCGTGGGCGTTTCCGATCCCGTCAAGCTGGACCTCATCGCCGCCGCGGTGCAACAGTCCTGCGGCCCCGACGCCGAACTCCGCCCCATCTCCGGCGGCGAACTCGTCCGCGGCGCACACCAGGAACCGGAGTACCGCCCCGAAGCGGCCCCGGCGCTGCCCACCAACGAATGGCTCCAGCCGCTGCGCGAACGCGCCGCCGCCCAGGCCCCCGACCGCCCCGTCGCCAAGTACGTCCTCGCGGGCGTCGCCGTGATCGCGGTGATCGCCGCGGTCGTCGGCGGTGTCGTCGTCGCGGGCGGTTCCGACGAGACCACGACCGCGGCCCCGACGTCAACCACGGCGGCCGCTGCGACCACCACCCCCGCTCCCGTCCCTCCGCCGCACCCGACGGGCGCACAGGAAACCGTGGGCCGCATCCGTTTCAAGGTGCCGGACGGCTGGCGACTCGCTCCGCCCTCCGGCCAGAACGGCGGCCGCGTCGACCTGTCTCCCCAAGACGGCGCCCGCTACCGCATGACCCTCGTCCAAACCCCGGTCGCCCCCAACGCCGGCTACGAACAGATCGCCGCCAACCTCGAAGCCCAGATGAAGACGAAGCCGTCCATCGGCGACCTCCGCCGCGACGTCGTCTTCGGCGGGCGCTCCGGCCTCTCCTACGTGGAACGGCCCGAAGGTTCCACAGTGCAGTGGCATGTACTGGTGGAGCACGGGATTCAAGTCAGCATCGGCTGCCAATACGTGGGGAACACGTGGAATGGTTTCGAGCCGACGTGCGAGAATTTCGCGTCGTCGGTTCATGTGATTCCGTGA